From one Amaranthus tricolor cultivar Red isolate AtriRed21 chromosome 17, ASM2621246v1, whole genome shotgun sequence genomic stretch:
- the LOC130804497 gene encoding uncharacterized protein LOC130804497 — MMISLSNLSSTAISVIHRCALKLHTSEDALLEEYQGVWRPEMGEYSRKLVEYCCSKALRHGPACGIEESISDSSFSRLTFDMMLAWQMPSSADESAFKESVGKEKEEKKLLKVSPPHEDVSLFYSDIMPLLVDDGQAVEEDSFVWFVSIFPLPGDIVNGRFIFETLTAPTANLFYYPAYDRFLTEIDKCMKHLQKQETPKGAQFAEDEYILHVEGTANSQRVIRHIGGTSWPGRLTLTNYALYFEAMGSVNYEDSIKVDLSTNAEQSVKAASTGPWGAPLFDKAMLYESSELTEGILLEFPELTSSTRRDHWIALTKEIILLHQFLSKQESLSAKQKWEMNARTILGIIRLHGAREMLRMAPPLPQSFLIFTLFEELPKGDYIIEELAESLKLIDTGKQCSASSILRSLNMSNEIVPEKEREYPDVIDSLNSPHKQSLASLDESVTEVREQAKEIKSAKATTEVLKEEGVVDSGLVLLELLKPLKRSQVWLQEVLAWERPGATMNLIAAILFITYKEWIGKALATILLWATYEMLRARQRRIGDKYNKVVVRTASDQTAMESIVSAQKGLQNAHDLVQHVNIAILKIYSILVSRAPKQANTVMMIMVGIAVIVALIPLKYIIMTATLYLFAMNSQVYKNFMASDSGNRRLKEWWDSIPVIPVELVDEPEE, encoded by the exons ATGATGATCAGCCTGAGCAATCTCTCTTCCACCGCCATTTCTGTCATTCACCGATGTGCTCT AAAATTACACACTTCGGAAGATGCTTTGCTGGAAGAATACCAAGGAGTATGGAGACCAGAGATGGGCGAGTATTCAAGGAAATTAGTGGAGTACTGCTGTTCAAAAGCTTTAAGACATGGACCAGCTTGTGGGATAGAAGAATCTATTAGTGATAGCTCCTTTAGCCGCTTGACATTTGATATGATGCTAGCTTGGCAGATGCCAAGTTCTGCCGATGAAAGTGCATTCAAA GAATCTGTGGGtaaagagaaggaagagaagaaaCTACTTAAAGTTTCTCCACCCCATGAAGATGTGTCATTATTCTATTCTGACATCATGCCTCTTCTT GTTGATGATGGACAAGCTGTTGAGGAAGATTCTTTTGTGTGGTTTGTGTCGATCTTCCCTTTGCCTGGAGATATTGTCAATGGTAGATTCATCTTTGAAACACTTACGGCACCTACAGCTAACCTTTTTTATTATCCAGCTTATGACAGGTTTCTCACGGAAATTGACAA GTGCATGAAACACCTGCAAAAGCAAGAAACTCCAAAGGGGGCGCAATTTGCTGAGGATGAATATATATTACATGTTGAGGGAACTGCAAATAGCCAACGAGTGATACGCCATATTGGAGGAACAAGCTGGCCAG GCAGACTGACACTTACAAATTATGCTCTATACTTTGAGGCCATGGGGTCTGTCAATTACGAAGATTCAATAAAAGTTGATCTCTCAACAAACGCTGAGCAAAGTGTGAAAGCAGCTAGTACAGGTCCATGGGGCGCTCCACTTTTTGACAAAGCCATGCTATATGAGTCATCTGAACT GACAGAAGGCATATTGCTGGAGTTCCCAGAATTAACCAGTTCTACTAGACGGGATCACTGGATCGCCTTAACGaaggaaattattttattacacCAGTTCTTATCCAAACAGGAGTCGCTGTCTGCAAAGCAAAAGTGGGAAATGAATGCGAGGACAATTTTAGGCATCATAAGGCTCCATGGGGCAAGAGAAATGCTAAGAATGGCTCCTCCTTTACCACAAAGTTTTTTGATCTTTACATTATTTGAGGAACTTCCTAAAGGAGATTATATCATAGAAGAACTTGCAGAATCTCTTAAACTGATTGATACTGGTAAACAATGCAGTGCAAGTTCAATCCTCAGGAGTCTGAACATGTCTAATGAGATTGTGCCTGAAAAGGAGAGAGAATATCCAGACGTCATTGACTCATTAAATAGCCCTCATAAACAAAGTCTTGCATCACTGGACGAATCTGTGACCGAAGTGAGGGAacaagcaaaagaaattaagtctGCGAAAGCTACTACAGAAGTTTTGAAAGAAGAGGGGGTTGTTGATAGTGGCCTTGTGCTTTTG GAGCTCTTGAAGCCATTGAAAAGAAGTCAGGTTTGGCTCCAAGAAGTACTGGCATGGGAAAGGCCAGGTGCCACCATGAACTTGATTGCTGCTATTCTCTTCATAACCTACAA GGAGTGGATCGGGAAGGCGTTGGCTACTATCCTGTTATGGGCAACCTATGAAATGTTGCGAGCAAGACAACGAAGGATAGGAGACAAGTACAATAAAGTAGTCGTGCGCACTGCCTCGGATCAGACTGCGATGGAGAGCATTGTTTCAGCACAGAAAGGGCTACAAAACGCTCATGATTTGGTTCAGCACGTCAATATTGCAATACTTAAGATCTACTCTATATTGGTTTCTAGGGCGCCCAAG CAAGCGAACacagtgatgatgattatgGTCGGAATTGCAGTGATTGTAGCTCTGATTCCATTAAAGTATATTATCATGACGGCCACCCTTTATCTCTTTGCAATGAACTCGCAAGTTTACAAGAACTTCATGGCAAGCGACAGTGGAAATCGTCGTTTAAAGGAATGGTGGGACTCCATTCCTGTTATTCCTGTGGAGTTGGTGGACGAGCCAGAAGAATAA
- the LOC130804498 gene encoding fasciclin-like arabinogalactan protein 7 produces the protein MDKTMILVFTTTLLMLSTSMVNGQKKGVPTPSPAPAPAPGPTYVNLTELLSVAGPFHTFLNYLESTKVIDTLQNQANNTDEGLTLFVPKDSAFSSLKKPSLSNLTQDQLKKLCLFHALPHYYSLADFRNLSGIGGVNTLAGGDYLLNFTDVSGTIHMTSGWSVTKISSSVWSTEPVGIYQVDKVLLPEAIFGTNIPPMPAPAPAPDVAPTADAPADAPKDADTPTTSPLNASNSCRAMASLALALAGGLVLFL, from the coding sequence atggaCAAAACCATGATTCTTGTGTTTACCACAACTTTGTTAATGTTAAGTACATCTATGGTAAATGGTCAAAAAAAGGGAGTTCCAACCCCATCACCAGCCCCAGCCCCTGCACCAGGACCAACCTATGTAAACTTGACTGAACTACTAAGTGTAGCTGGCCCATTTCATACTTTCTTAAACTACCTTGAATCAACCAAAGTTATTGACACTTTACAAAACCAAGCCAACAACACTGATGAAGGTTTAACCCTTTTCGTACCCAAAGATAGCGCCTTTTCGTCTCTTAAGAAGCCGTCTTTGTCGAACCTAACCCAAGACCAACTCAAAAAGTTGTGCCTATTCCATGCTTTGCCTCACTACTACTCTCTTGCGGACTTTCGAAACCTTAGTGGAATCGGGGGTGTCAACACCCTCGCTGGGGGCGATTACTTGTTGAACTTCACTGATGTTTCGGGTACTATCCATATGACTTCAGGGTGGAGTGTCACTAAGATTAGTAGCAGTGTTTGGTCTACTGAACCTGTTGGTATTTACCAGGTTGATAAGGTTCTCCTTCCTGAGGCGATCTTTGGTACCAACATTCCTCCTATGCCGGCTCCTGCCCCAGCTCCTGATGTAGCCCCGACTGCTGATGCTCCTGCAGACGCGCCAAAGGACGCAGACACGCCCACTACCTCGCCATTAAATGCGTCTAACTCGTGTCGAGCTATGGCTAGTTTAGCTCTGGCATTAGCTGGAGGACTTGTTTTGTTCTTGTAA